One genomic window of Actinoplanes lobatus includes the following:
- a CDS encoding LysR family transcriptional regulator, whose translation MRFEQLEYLTAVIRHGSLRRAGEHLHVSQSALSEAISTLERELGVPLLERHRSGARVSREGRDLLPLMTEILAGVTQLKAAARDHARTSRAIRVGTVNAGTSVLLVPTVREFGAGHPNTSVDVATMFQPEIEEGLLEGRLDVGLVNVFPGDDIPAVLHRTTLLHGTPAVCCRTDDPLAAQDRISVDDLRARAFVGMRPGYLMHRLAQRLFGGDPPPETYSADGAEMGKSLVASGTGPAILPDYSIAGDPLEQAGLITMRPLAEEVPPVMMVLLRRRFDRVPPTILDFEETIVRLARST comes from the coding sequence GTGCGGTTCGAACAGTTGGAGTACCTGACGGCGGTGATTCGCCACGGGTCTCTGCGCCGCGCCGGGGAGCACCTGCACGTGTCCCAGTCGGCGCTCAGCGAGGCGATCAGCACCCTGGAGCGGGAGCTGGGCGTACCCCTGCTGGAGCGGCACCGGTCGGGGGCGCGGGTGAGCCGCGAGGGCCGTGACCTGTTGCCGTTGATGACCGAGATTCTGGCCGGGGTGACGCAGCTCAAGGCGGCGGCCCGCGATCACGCGCGGACCAGCCGGGCGATCCGGGTCGGCACGGTCAACGCCGGGACGTCGGTGCTGCTGGTGCCGACCGTCCGCGAGTTCGGGGCCGGGCACCCGAACACGTCGGTCGACGTCGCCACGATGTTCCAGCCGGAGATCGAGGAGGGCCTGCTGGAGGGCCGCCTCGACGTGGGCCTGGTGAACGTCTTCCCGGGTGACGACATCCCGGCGGTCCTGCACCGGACGACGCTGCTGCACGGCACTCCGGCGGTCTGCTGCCGCACCGACGACCCGCTCGCCGCCCAGGACCGGATCAGCGTCGACGACCTGCGGGCACGCGCCTTCGTGGGGATGCGGCCGGGTTATCTGATGCACCGGCTCGCGCAGCGGCTGTTCGGTGGTGATCCGCCGCCGGAGACGTATTCGGCGGACGGCGCCGAGATGGGCAAGTCGCTGGTGGCCAGCGGCACCGGACCGGCCATCCTGCCGGACTACAGCATCGCCGGTGACCCGCTGGAACAGGCCGGGCTGATCACCATGCGGCCGCTGGCCGAGGAGGTGCCGCCGGTGATGATGGTGCTGTTGCGGCGCCGGTTCGACCGGGTGCCGCCGACGATCCTGGACTTCGAGGAGACCATCGTGCGGCTCGCCCGTTCGACGTAG
- a CDS encoding M1 family metallopeptidase → MRPMLSRTVAVTAAVLTVVLGIQAGAQAAPTPGSPGIGDVYYPEYGNGGYDVGHYDIRLRYYPDTDRLTGTTTILATATQDLSAFNLDFALATQSVRVNNRAATFARQSDHELVVTPARPITKGSQVTVVVEYDDIPSQVVASGFTSWNRTADGALAVNEPEIAWWWYPSNDHPTDKASFDVSVLVPDGVEVISNGTPTRWAQQALVGWDRWSWRQERPQATYLTFLAIGDFDTYRDTSADGSPIVTAYNTRLDEATAAAARASVERSDEIVDWAAGKFGPYAFTARGGVVTGISDQGFALETQTRPVYDGVSFTRGSNNSLVVHELAHQWFGDSVALGQWKDIWLNEGFASYAQWLWSEDQNEGTADEIADYVYSVAHPADDPFWQVLPGDPGPTRLFHSAVYDRGALTAHHLRKLVGDEKFFAILQAWTSTNRDGDGTTGEFQALAERISGVDLDAFLQTWLYTPGRPGLGISALSVPSEPKSWAKISAAHDEAHHH, encoded by the coding sequence ATGAGACCCATGCTCAGCAGGACCGTCGCCGTCACCGCGGCCGTCCTCACCGTCGTCCTCGGCATCCAGGCCGGCGCCCAGGCCGCCCCCACCCCCGGCAGCCCCGGCATCGGCGACGTCTACTACCCGGAGTACGGCAACGGCGGCTACGACGTCGGCCACTACGACATCCGCCTGCGCTACTACCCGGACACCGACCGCCTGACCGGCACCACCACGATTCTCGCCACCGCCACCCAGGACCTGTCCGCCTTCAACCTGGACTTCGCCCTGGCCACCCAGTCGGTGCGGGTCAACAACCGGGCCGCCACCTTCGCCCGGCAGAGCGACCACGAACTGGTCGTCACCCCGGCCCGGCCGATCACCAAGGGCAGCCAGGTGACCGTCGTGGTGGAGTACGACGACATCCCGTCACAGGTCGTGGCGTCCGGCTTCACCTCGTGGAACCGTACGGCCGACGGCGCGCTCGCCGTCAACGAGCCGGAGATCGCCTGGTGGTGGTACCCGAGCAACGACCACCCCACCGACAAGGCCAGTTTCGACGTGTCGGTGCTGGTCCCGGACGGCGTCGAGGTGATCTCCAACGGCACCCCGACCCGGTGGGCGCAGCAGGCTCTGGTGGGCTGGGACCGCTGGTCGTGGCGGCAGGAGCGGCCGCAGGCCACCTATCTGACGTTCCTGGCGATCGGTGACTTCGACACCTACCGGGACACCTCCGCCGACGGCAGCCCGATCGTCACCGCGTACAACACCCGCCTCGACGAGGCCACCGCGGCGGCCGCCCGGGCCAGCGTGGAACGCAGCGACGAGATCGTCGACTGGGCGGCCGGCAAGTTCGGGCCCTACGCGTTCACCGCCCGCGGCGGCGTGGTCACCGGCATCAGCGATCAGGGCTTCGCCCTGGAGACCCAGACCCGTCCGGTGTACGACGGAGTCTCCTTCACCCGCGGCAGCAACAACTCGCTCGTGGTCCACGAACTGGCGCACCAGTGGTTCGGCGACTCGGTGGCGCTCGGCCAGTGGAAGGACATCTGGCTCAACGAGGGCTTCGCGTCGTACGCCCAGTGGCTGTGGTCGGAGGACCAGAACGAGGGCACCGCCGACGAGATCGCCGACTACGTCTACTCGGTCGCCCACCCGGCCGACGACCCGTTCTGGCAGGTGCTGCCCGGCGACCCCGGCCCCACCCGCCTGTTCCACAGCGCGGTCTACGACCGTGGCGCCCTCACCGCCCACCACCTGCGCAAACTGGTCGGCGACGAGAAGTTCTTCGCCATCCTCCAGGCGTGGACCAGCACCAACCGCGACGGCGACGGCACCACCGGAGAGTTCCAGGCGCTCGCCGAGAGGATCTCCGGCGTGGACCTGGACGCGTTCCTGCAGACGTGGCTCTACACCCCGGGCCGCCCCGGCCTGGGCATCTCGGCACTGAGCGTCCCGTCCGAGCCGAAGTCCTGGGCCAAGATCTCCGCCGCCCACGACGAGGCGCACCACCACTGA
- a CDS encoding MetQ/NlpA family ABC transporter substrate-binding protein, translating into MSEPQLPARRRSRWPWIAATVAVVAAAGVAIAVVTTSDDESTEAKTVRIGVADAAQPYWRTYADLAKQRLGVTVELVNFNDYSQPNPALKEKQLELNQFQHIQYLANYNVTAKDDLQPIGSTAVYPLPLYSLKHKAPSELPANAKIAIPNDAINQARGLLVLQAAGLLTLKNGGTAFSSTADVESTKVEVVPLDASQTANALQSGSVAASIVNINYATSAKLPKEAAIFQDDPASASAAPYVNIFAARAADKDDPTYLKLAELYHDPAVEQGLQEANGGVAVLRTVSAADLQALLAKVQDQAAAAGR; encoded by the coding sequence ATGTCTGAACCGCAACTGCCGGCCCGCCGCCGCAGCCGCTGGCCGTGGATCGCGGCGACCGTCGCCGTCGTGGCCGCCGCCGGTGTGGCCATCGCCGTGGTCACCACCTCGGACGACGAGTCCACCGAGGCGAAGACCGTGCGCATCGGTGTCGCCGACGCCGCCCAGCCCTACTGGCGCACCTACGCCGATCTGGCGAAGCAGCGCCTCGGCGTGACCGTCGAGCTGGTCAACTTCAACGACTACAGCCAGCCCAACCCGGCGCTGAAGGAGAAGCAGCTGGAGCTCAACCAGTTCCAGCACATCCAGTACCTGGCGAACTACAACGTCACCGCCAAGGACGACCTCCAGCCGATCGGGTCCACTGCGGTCTACCCGCTGCCGCTCTACTCGCTGAAGCACAAGGCGCCGTCCGAGCTGCCGGCCAACGCCAAGATCGCCATTCCGAACGACGCCATCAACCAGGCGCGCGGCCTGCTCGTGCTCCAGGCGGCCGGGCTGCTCACCCTGAAGAACGGCGGCACCGCCTTCTCCAGCACCGCCGACGTCGAGAGCACCAAGGTCGAGGTGGTGCCGCTGGACGCGTCGCAGACCGCGAACGCGCTCCAGAGCGGCTCGGTGGCCGCGTCCATCGTGAACATCAACTACGCGACCAGCGCGAAGCTGCCCAAGGAGGCGGCGATCTTCCAGGACGACCCGGCCAGCGCGTCCGCCGCCCCGTACGTCAACATCTTCGCCGCCCGCGCCGCGGACAAGGACGACCCGACCTACCTCAAGCTCGCCGAGCTCTACCACGACCCGGCCGTGGAGCAGGGTCTCCAGGAGGCCAACGGCGGTGTGGCGGTGCTGCGCACGGTCTCCGCGGCCGACCTCCAGGCGCTGCTCGCCAAGGTGCAGGACCAGGCCGCCGCGGCAGGTAGGTAG
- a CDS encoding methionine ABC transporter ATP-binding protein has translation MTHVRLSHVSKTFTRGRDGGRVVALDDVSLDVAEGEVFGIIGHSGAGKSTLIRLINGLESPTSGQVFVGDHEIGALPERDRRGLRRDIGMIFQQFNLFRSRTVAGNVAYPLKVAGIGRAERDRRVARLLDFVGLLDRAHDHPEQLSGGQKQRVGIARALATEPSLLLADEATSALDPKTTAEVLALLGRVNRELGVTIVLITHELDVIRAVADRVAVMDGGRIAESGTLYDVFAHPKSAATADFVRGALRDRPSPETLARLRHTHGGRIVTVAIRDRTGFQTALARTFLEHQVAAGIIYGGISELQERAVGSLTFELTGPDEGIDAALAALRADGVDLTEENG, from the coding sequence GTGACACACGTACGCCTGAGCCATGTCTCGAAGACCTTCACCCGCGGCCGCGACGGCGGCCGCGTGGTGGCCCTCGACGACGTCAGCCTCGACGTCGCCGAGGGCGAGGTCTTCGGGATCATCGGCCACTCCGGAGCCGGCAAGAGCACCCTGATCCGCCTGATCAACGGCCTGGAGTCACCGACCAGCGGCCAGGTGTTCGTCGGCGACCACGAGATCGGCGCCCTGCCGGAACGCGACCGGCGGGGCCTGCGCCGCGACATCGGCATGATCTTCCAGCAGTTCAACCTGTTCCGGTCCCGGACCGTCGCCGGCAACGTGGCCTACCCGCTCAAGGTGGCCGGGATCGGCCGGGCCGAACGGGACCGCCGGGTGGCCCGGCTGCTCGACTTCGTGGGCCTGCTCGACCGCGCCCACGACCACCCCGAGCAGCTGTCCGGCGGGCAGAAGCAGCGGGTCGGCATCGCCCGCGCGCTGGCCACCGAACCGTCGCTGCTGCTCGCCGACGAGGCCACCAGCGCGCTCGACCCGAAGACCACCGCCGAGGTACTGGCACTGCTCGGCCGGGTCAACCGGGAACTCGGCGTCACCATCGTCCTGATCACCCACGAGCTGGACGTGATCCGGGCCGTCGCCGACCGGGTCGCGGTGATGGACGGCGGCCGCATCGCCGAGTCCGGCACGCTCTACGACGTCTTCGCCCACCCGAAGAGCGCCGCGACGGCCGACTTCGTCCGCGGCGCGCTGCGCGACCGGCCGTCACCGGAGACCCTGGCCCGGCTGCGGCACACCCACGGCGGGCGGATCGTGACCGTCGCGATCCGCGACCGTACCGGCTTCCAGACCGCGCTGGCCCGGACGTTCCTGGAGCATCAGGTGGCGGCCGGGATCATCTACGGCGGCATCAGCGAGCTGCAGGAACGGGCGGTCGGCAGCCTCACCTTCGAGCTGACCGGACCGGACGAGGGCATCGACGCGGCGCTGGCGGCGCTGCGCGCCGACGGCGTGGACCTGACCGAGGAGAACGGCTGA
- a CDS encoding methionine ABC transporter permease, giving the protein MDEFIANLPVFREAIWQTFYIVTVSVVAGGLLGLGLGLVLYATRSGGLLANRAVYLVVNILVNVIRPIPFVIFLTAIQPLMLVTIGTTIGTDAVTFALSLAAAFAVSRIIEQNLLAVEPGVIEAARAAGARPLSILLTVVVPEALGPVILGYTFIFVGVVDMSAQAGLFGGGGLGDFAVTYGSQRYNWVVVYITVAVIIAIVQAGQFLGNHLARKALRR; this is encoded by the coding sequence GTGGACGAGTTCATCGCGAATCTGCCGGTCTTCCGCGAGGCCATCTGGCAGACGTTCTACATCGTCACCGTCTCGGTGGTGGCCGGCGGCCTGCTCGGCCTCGGCCTGGGCCTGGTGCTCTACGCGACCCGGTCCGGTGGCCTGCTCGCCAACCGGGCGGTCTACCTGGTGGTCAACATCCTGGTGAACGTGATCCGCCCGATCCCGTTCGTCATCTTCCTGACCGCCATCCAGCCGCTCATGCTGGTCACGATCGGCACCACCATCGGCACCGACGCGGTCACCTTCGCGCTGTCGCTGGCGGCCGCCTTCGCGGTCAGCCGGATCATCGAGCAGAACCTGCTGGCCGTCGAGCCGGGAGTCATCGAGGCGGCCCGGGCGGCCGGCGCCCGGCCGTTGAGCATCCTGCTGACCGTGGTCGTCCCGGAGGCGCTCGGCCCGGTCATCCTGGGCTACACGTTCATCTTCGTCGGCGTGGTGGACATGTCCGCCCAGGCCGGGCTCTTCGGCGGCGGCGGCCTCGGCGACTTCGCGGTCACCTACGGGTCCCAGCGCTACAACTGGGTGGTCGTCTACATCACCGTCGCGGTGATCATCGCGATCGTCCAGGCCGGCCAGTTCCTCGGCAACCACCTGGCCCGTAAGGCGCTGCGCCGCTGA
- a CDS encoding NYN domain-containing protein: MDQEERIALFLDYENLAIGARDHLGGMTFDLRPVTDALAERGRVVVRRAYADWSYFDEDRRLLTRSHVELIDIPQKMGASRKNAADIKMVVDALELAFERAYISTFVLCTGDSDFTPLVHKLRELNKRVIGVGVERTTSALLPPACDEFLFYDRLEGVEIPAPAPSRTRPAKTPARPEPVPVPETVADTPARDPESLATLVAQTVSGLQHSASGTVTASILKRTLLRKDPTFSEADYGFRAFGELLRHLAGRNVIELGDGQAKGDPEISLPEHGDREAAFALLKTVVADAGPVALSGLKNRVRKVAPDFSEKKLGYRSFLQFAKAAATAGAIDLAWNPDIDDYLLTKPL; the protein is encoded by the coding sequence GTGGACCAAGAAGAACGCATCGCCCTGTTCCTGGACTACGAGAACCTGGCGATCGGCGCCCGCGACCACCTCGGCGGCATGACCTTCGACCTGCGGCCGGTCACCGACGCCCTGGCCGAGCGCGGCCGGGTGGTGGTGCGCAGGGCGTACGCCGACTGGTCCTACTTCGACGAGGACCGCCGCCTGCTGACCCGTTCGCACGTGGAACTCATCGACATCCCGCAGAAGATGGGCGCCTCCCGCAAGAACGCCGCCGACATCAAAATGGTCGTCGATGCCCTGGAACTCGCCTTCGAACGCGCCTACATCTCGACGTTCGTCCTCTGCACCGGCGACAGCGACTTCACCCCACTCGTCCACAAGCTGCGCGAACTCAACAAGCGGGTGATCGGCGTCGGCGTCGAGCGCACCACCTCGGCCCTGCTGCCGCCCGCCTGCGACGAGTTCCTGTTCTACGACCGCCTCGAAGGCGTCGAGATCCCGGCCCCCGCTCCGTCGCGTACCCGCCCCGCCAAGACCCCCGCTCGGCCGGAACCCGTGCCGGTCCCGGAAACCGTCGCCGACACACCCGCCCGCGACCCGGAGTCACTGGCGACCCTGGTCGCACAGACCGTTTCCGGCCTTCAGCACAGCGCCAGCGGCACGGTCACCGCCTCCATCCTCAAACGCACCCTGCTGCGCAAGGACCCGACGTTCAGCGAGGCCGACTACGGCTTCCGCGCCTTCGGCGAACTGCTGCGCCACCTCGCCGGCCGCAACGTCATCGAACTCGGCGACGGCCAGGCCAAGGGCGACCCGGAGATCTCACTGCCCGAACACGGCGACCGCGAGGCCGCGTTCGCCCTGCTCAAGACGGTGGTCGCGGACGCCGGGCCGGTCGCCCTCTCCGGCCTCAAGAACCGGGTGCGCAAGGTCGCCCCCGACTTCAGCGAGAAGAAGCTCGGCTACCGCAGCTTCCTCCAGTTCGCCAAGGCCGCCGCGACGGCGGGCGCCATCGACCTGGCCTGGAACCCCGACATCGACGACTACCTACTGACAAAACCCCTCTGA